The following coding sequences are from one Halanaerobiales bacterium window:
- the disA gene encoding DNA integrity scanning diadenylate cyclase DisA, which translates to MDDQEVKLVEILKIIAPGTNLREGLENILRAKTGGLIVISDSEEVMEIVDGGFEINAKLTPARLYELAKMDGAMVLNKECDMIVNANVQLVPDSSIPSYETGTRHRTAERVAKQTGELVISISQRRNIISLYKGEFKHVLEDVRVVLAKANQAVQTLEKYRSVLDQALTNLSALEFEDLVTIADVVTVLQRTEMVLKIQKEIEKYIYELGNEGRLIKMQLEELVTNVKDEGILLIKDYMTEEKKEAEIEAEELLDELLDWSTDEMLSMNTISKALGHGSNVNNLDLSISSRGYRLLRKIPRLPMPVIENLVEHFGNFENILNASIDELDDVDGIGEVRAQAIKDGLRRLRDQVLLDRHI; encoded by the coding sequence GTGGATGATCAGGAAGTGAAGTTAGTTGAGATTTTAAAGATTATTGCTCCTGGTACTAATTTAAGAGAAGGTTTAGAAAACATTCTAAGAGCTAAAACAGGTGGACTTATAGTAATCAGTGATAGTGAAGAAGTTATGGAGATAGTTGATGGTGGTTTTGAAATAAATGCCAAATTGACTCCAGCCAGATTATATGAACTGGCAAAAATGGATGGAGCAATGGTTCTAAATAAAGAATGTGATATGATAGTTAATGCTAATGTGCAATTAGTTCCAGATTCCTCTATTCCTTCCTATGAAACTGGAACAAGACACAGGACTGCAGAGAGAGTTGCCAAACAAACTGGAGAATTAGTAATTTCCATTTCTCAAAGGCGTAATATTATATCTTTATATAAAGGTGAATTCAAACATGTACTAGAAGATGTAAGAGTAGTTTTAGCAAAAGCAAATCAGGCTGTACAAACTTTAGAAAAATACCGTTCTGTTCTTGATCAGGCATTAACCAACTTGAGTGCTCTAGAGTTTGAAGATTTAGTTACAATAGCGGATGTTGTAACTGTTCTACAGAGGACAGAAATGGTTTTAAAAATCCAAAAAGAAATTGAAAAATATATTTATGAACTAGGAAATGAAGGTCGTTTAATAAAAATGCAGCTAGAAGAGCTGGTTACAAATGTAAAAGATGAAGGAATTTTATTGATAAAAGATTATATGACTGAAGAAAAGAAAGAAGCTGAGATTGAAGCAGAAGAACTATTAGATGAGCTACTTGATTGGTCAACAGATGAAATGTTAAGCATGAATACAATAAGTAAAGCACTTGGACATGGTAGTAATGTAAATAATCTTGATTTATCAATTTCTTCAAGGGGTTATAGACTTCTCAGGAAAATTCCAAGATTACCAATGCCAGTTATAGAAAATTTAGTAGAACATTTTGGTAATTTTGAAAATATCTTAAATGCTTCGATAGATGAATTAGATGATGTAGAT